From Hydractinia symbiolongicarpus strain clone_291-10 chromosome 11, HSymV2.1, whole genome shotgun sequence, the proteins below share one genomic window:
- the LOC130614778 gene encoding protein XRP2-like: MMGCLKSKEEHVQVEEQQTFSWDREDRPDPKDYTIADQNDATCGRKPCTVNGQQFIIDRCTNSYIYIFDHSAMVTIDNCENCKIFLGPVKGSVFIRNSKNCQLVVACQQFRSRNCRKIDTYLCCATQPIIESSAGMRFGCFQCYYPELEGQFQKASLSVYNNSWSVIHDFTPLQEGNNWSMLSDSTSVEEAVPKPSTEEFADIDICYDMEKSVVPLTRGKRSKRHDDSCLVTFFQNNKPSCKVYLNKLIVSTQYDIVQSKEISMTVEDAVRIFKDDKYCELADKGPLVGLELNGKDIIHHSEEVLKEMGISLNSVFLSKDQKHAKSDIDSFYNFVDMTMST; the protein is encoded by the coding sequence ATGATGGGATGTTTAAAATCTAAAGAAGAGCATGTACAAGTGGAAGAACAACAGACGTTCAGTTGGGATCGTGAAGACAGACCTGACCCGAAAGATTATACGATCGCGGATCAAAACGATGCTACTTGCGGTCGCAAGCCATGCACGGTGAACGGTCAGCAGTTTATTATCGATCGTTGCACCAACTCGTATATTTACATTTTCGACCATTCCGCCATGGTGACTATTGACAATTGCGAGAACTGTAAGATATTCTTGGGTCCTGTCAAGGGGAGTGTGTTTATCAGGAACTCCAAAAACTGCCAGCTCGTTGTCGCTTGTCAACAATTTCGCTCCCGAAATTGTCGTAAAATCGATACTTATTTGTGTTGCGCGACTCAACCTATTATCGAATCGTCAGCTGGCATGAGATTCGGATGTTTTCAGTGTTACTACCCTGAACTGgaaggacagtttcaaaaggcaAGCTTGAGTGTGTATAATAATTCCTGGAGTGTCATTCATGATTTTACGCCTCTTCAAGAAGGAAACAACTGGAGTATGTTATCTGATTCAACCTCCGTGGAGGAGGCTGTACCAAAACCATCTACAGAGGAATTCGCAGATATCGATATCTGTTACGACATGGAAAAAAGTGTTGTCCCGTTAACGCGGGGTAAACGTTCAAAACGTCACGACGACTCGTGTTTGGTTACGttctttcaaaataataaaccGAGTTGCAAAGTATACTTAAATAAACTGATAGTTTCAACCCAGTACGATATCGTCCAGAGTAAAGAAATCAGCATGACCGTGGAAGACGCGGTCAGGATTTTTAAAGATGATAAATACTGCGAACTGGCCGATAAGGGCCCTTTAGTTGGTTTGGAATTAAATGGAAAAGATATTATTCATCACAGTGAAGAAGTTCTGAAGGAGATGGGAATTAGTTTGAACAGCGTTTTTCTTTCTAAAGATCAAAAGCACGCGAAATCAGACATTGATTCTTTTTATAATTTCGTCGATATGACCATGTCAACGTAA
- the LOC130614780 gene encoding P2Y purinoceptor 8-like isoform X1: protein MKNSSIILKIINGIEVAPTLKNSSSVGTICDIYGVEVVSTLNFHLPLSILVTVISFLTTVLNGIYIVVMCRSKCKLSLSNLLYLMLAITDISAGAMLMPVYSTHWIYALYEGTNCAMLEYVNVVGHALATVSAAAIAFITVDLGVSITYPFFYERTFTRKRLLFVNVATWFISLATPICFIVISSKHWYVYQNISTGIAIFVVFTLCLMHLKIYKEIKKLSVKINYNDNTQINRLKMRRKSIKLGTFILLTFSLCFLPLCLCFVYSVTVGNSSTFVSYTQQAAICIIFLNPMLDPFVYYFRLNTIRKKVRQLFLSSVENEGQTTCKT, encoded by the coding sequence ATGAAAAACTCATCCATTATTCTTAAAATCATAAACGGAATTGAAGTTGCACCGACATTGAAAAACTCATCCAGTGTTGGAACAATTTGCGACATCTACGGCGTGGAAGTTGTATCCACATTAAATTTTCATTTGCCGCTGTCGATCTTGGTTACTGTCATTAGTTTTCTTACGACAGTTTTGAATGGAATCTACATTGTCGTGATGTGTAGGAGCAAATGCAAATTGTCTTTGTCAAATTTATTGTATTTAATGTTAGCTATCACTGATATCTCAGCTGGAGCAATGTTAATGCCTGTATACTCCACTCATTGGATTTATGCGTTGTACGAAGGTACTAACTGTGCAATGTTGGAATATGTTAACGTTGTTGGGCATGCTTTAGCCACTGTGTCAGCTGCTGCTATAGCTTTTATAACAGTAGATTTGGGCGTGTCTATAACTTATCCTTTTTTCTACGAAAGAACATTCACCAGGAAAAGATTACTTTTTGTTAACGTTGCAACGTGGTTTATTTCGCTGGCAACACCAATTTGTTTTATAGTAATTTCTTCCAAGCACTGGTATGTGTATCAGAACATATCCACCGGCATtgccatatttgttgttttcaCCCTGTGTTTGATGCATcttaaaatatacaaagaaataaaaaaattaagcgtgaaaataaattataacgATAACACTCAAATAAATAGGTTAAAAATGCGACGGAAATCCATAAAGCTTGGTACATTTATTTTGCTCACATTTTCGTTATGTTTTTTACCACTgtgtttatgttttgtttattcAGTAACAGTTGGAAACTCGTCGACTTTTGTTAGCTACACACAGCAAGCTGCCATATGTATCATCTTTTTGAATCCAATGTTAGACCCTTTTGTGTATTATTTCCGATTGAATACGATCCGGAAAAAAGTTAGACAGTTATTTCTTTCATCCGTGGAGAACGAAGGACAGACTACGTGTAAAACATAA
- the LOC130614780 gene encoding protein SpAN-like isoform X3, translating to MGKLIFLLMVVHLSNVIGWNKHMEVPGMFQGDIQLTPEQRQQLVKNGRAAFGSIVGKRWPNAVIPYYVESSLDSTARSAISSAIADYHKYTCLRFRAKTSKDRNYISFFKGTGCNSPVGMHRVNRISIGEGCADKGTVLHEIGHSIGLEHEQSRPDRDAHVNINFNNIDGDWDYAFDIVYNIDSLGTPYDLKSMMHYSSTAFAKAGMKTITTVDPSKQSLIDNYNHIYGFSRTDIQQIKKMYQCQ from the exons ATgggtaaactaattttcctGCTAATGGTGGTTCATTTAAGCAATGTGATTGGTTGGAACAAACATATGGAAG ttcctGGGATGTTCCAAGGTGACATTCAGCTCACCCCAGAACAGCGACAACAGCTCGTAAAAAATGGAAGAGCTGCCTTTGGTTCCATTGTAGGAAAAAGATGGCCAAACGCAGTCATACCTTATTATGTTGAGAGTTcgttag ATTCTACTGCTAGAAGTGCCATCTCTTCAGCAATTGCAGACTACCACAAATACACTTGCTTGAGATTTCGGGCTAAAACTTCAAAAGATCGTAATTATATCAGTTTCTTCAAAGGCACTGG ATGCAACTCTCCCGTTGGTATGCATCGTGTAAACAGAATTTCAATTGGTGAAGGATGCGCTGACAAGGGAACTGTTTTGCATGAAATTGGACATAGCATTG GACTGGAACACGAGCAATCACGTCCCGACAGAGATGCGCATGTCAACATTAACTTTAACAATATCGATGGAG ACTGGGATTATGCGTTTGATATTGTATATAACATCGATTCTCTGGGTACTCCGTATGATTTAAAATCCATGATGCACTACAG TTCAACAGCATTTGCAAAGGCCGGAATGAAAACTATCACAACAGTGGATCCATCAAAACAAAGTTTAATTGATAACTACAATCACATTTATGGTTTCAGTCGTACCGACATCCAGCAAATAAAAAAGATGTACCAATGTCA GTAA
- the LOC130614780 gene encoding protein SpAN-like isoform X2 — translation MGKLIFLLMVVHLSNVIGWNKHMEVPGMFQGDIQLTPEQRQQLVKNGRAAFGSIVGKRWPNAVIPYYVESSLDSTARSAISSAIADYHKYTCLRFRAKTSKDRNYISFFKGTGCNSPVGMHRVNRISIGEGCADKGTVLHEIGHSIGLEHEQSRPDRDAHVNINFNNIDGDWDYAFDIVYNIDSLGTPYDLKSMMHYSSTAFAKAGMKTITTVDPSKQSLIDNYNHIYGFSRTDIQQIKKMYQCKD, via the exons ATgggtaaactaattttcctGCTAATGGTGGTTCATTTAAGCAATGTGATTGGTTGGAACAAACATATGGAAG ttcctGGGATGTTCCAAGGTGACATTCAGCTCACCCCAGAACAGCGACAACAGCTCGTAAAAAATGGAAGAGCTGCCTTTGGTTCCATTGTAGGAAAAAGATGGCCAAACGCAGTCATACCTTATTATGTTGAGAGTTcgttag ATTCTACTGCTAGAAGTGCCATCTCTTCAGCAATTGCAGACTACCACAAATACACTTGCTTGAGATTTCGGGCTAAAACTTCAAAAGATCGTAATTATATCAGTTTCTTCAAAGGCACTGG ATGCAACTCTCCCGTTGGTATGCATCGTGTAAACAGAATTTCAATTGGTGAAGGATGCGCTGACAAGGGAACTGTTTTGCATGAAATTGGACATAGCATTG GACTGGAACACGAGCAATCACGTCCCGACAGAGATGCGCATGTCAACATTAACTTTAACAATATCGATGGAG ACTGGGATTATGCGTTTGATATTGTATATAACATCGATTCTCTGGGTACTCCGTATGATTTAAAATCCATGATGCACTACAG TTCAACAGCATTTGCAAAGGCCGGAATGAAAACTATCACAACAGTGGATCCATCAAAACAAAGTTTAATTGATAACTACAATCACATTTATGGTTTCAGTCGTACCGACATCCAGCAAATAAAAAAGATGTACCAAT GTAAAGATTGA